The proteins below come from a single Ruficoccus amylovorans genomic window:
- a CDS encoding AraC family transcriptional regulator: protein MKPASLLQFRDWSSLHADLAWVYKGSVPDEFRKRHCPSDFLGAWLVLEGSVRVSQRHREVCAAPGDWLIMAQNEGYQEFSEGAQILSIRYCAEWPDRKPFFELGLPLIMRGADHPELELRAQELRVAVEKVLPPVPTELQGQSVNLSSFIAVRAKFWEWFGELYEALSGRGISPTRVGIQDERVSQMVHYLDHLELSERVRESDLARLAGLSTAYFVRLFRDEVGVTPKRYFDERRRDACRRLLGAADIPIKEISYNLGFTRLSDFSAWFSDEHGVSPRKYRELEQARGD from the coding sequence ATGAAGCCGGCCTCTTTGCTCCAGTTTCGCGATTGGTCGAGCCTGCATGCCGACTTGGCTTGGGTGTACAAGGGAAGCGTACCAGATGAGTTTCGTAAACGGCATTGCCCTTCAGATTTTCTGGGCGCATGGCTGGTGCTGGAAGGCTCGGTGCGAGTTAGCCAGCGTCACCGGGAAGTATGCGCCGCGCCGGGTGACTGGCTGATCATGGCTCAGAATGAGGGCTATCAGGAGTTTTCCGAGGGGGCGCAGATATTGTCTATCCGCTACTGCGCGGAGTGGCCTGACCGCAAGCCGTTCTTCGAGTTGGGACTGCCGCTGATTATGCGCGGAGCAGATCACCCCGAGCTGGAACTGCGAGCTCAGGAGCTGCGGGTCGCGGTGGAAAAAGTCCTGCCCCCGGTGCCGACCGAATTGCAGGGGCAGTCGGTGAACCTGAGCAGCTTTATCGCGGTGCGGGCGAAGTTCTGGGAGTGGTTTGGTGAACTATACGAAGCGCTGAGCGGGCGCGGTATCTCTCCGACCAGGGTTGGAATTCAGGATGAACGTGTGTCCCAGATGGTGCACTATCTCGACCACCTGGAACTTTCCGAGCGGGTACGTGAGAGCGATCTGGCGCGTCTGGCGGGACTCTCCACCGCGTATTTTGTGCGCCTTTTTCGGGATGAAGTCGGGGTGACTCCAAAGCGGTACTTCGATGAGCGGCGTCGTGATGCCTGCCGTCGTCTGCTTGGGGCGGCCGATATTCCCATCAAGGAAATCTCCTACAATCTCGGTTTTACGCGCCTGTCGGATTTCTCTGCCTGGTTCAGTGATGAACACGGGGTCTCGCCGCGTAAATACCGGGAGCTTGAGCAGGCTCGTGGGGATTGA
- a CDS encoding sulfatase-like hydrolase/transferase translates to MNALSRRNFLKTAAIVGAGASLPQWGRGQSPAILKNRKPNILMISTDQWHADAFGYRGNNFLQTPHSDRIAAMGVDFPMSYSPDPVCGPTRTSWLTGLMPVEHAVTWNGVKIDPAIVDFGQWFGDHGYETAHFGKWHTSGRDPAKSFQYYTGMHPAGQYGDLPAGAVARSYLLSRTKDKPFIAHVSLMNPHDICQVACMRTADGQLPVDIDDLPPLPDNFYARPPEPEVVTMKVRNSPRRLPVSTWTETDWRFYRWMYYRYCEMVEVAIGQVLDALEASGQSENTVILYTSDHGEGLGHHGLSAKAFLYDEAARVPMVIAAPDRLPQGVIDDRTYTSGIDLFPTFCTLAGIPTPPNLCGYDIIGQHVSGKRARDILVTGASFEGAMGRDERYKLIRYTDRYVPSPTQQLFDMRSDPGETINLAEDPNYAAVMARLSEGIDDFQARLTPYRKS, encoded by the coding sequence ATGAATGCATTATCTCGAAGAAACTTCCTGAAAACCGCAGCCATCGTTGGAGCGGGCGCGAGCCTGCCACAGTGGGGCAGGGGACAGTCACCAGCCATCCTGAAAAACCGGAAGCCGAACATCCTCATGATCAGCACGGACCAGTGGCATGCCGATGCTTTCGGATACCGGGGCAATAACTTCCTGCAAACGCCGCACTCGGACCGCATCGCTGCTATGGGCGTGGACTTCCCGATGTCGTACTCGCCAGATCCGGTTTGCGGGCCGACGCGCACTTCCTGGCTGACGGGACTCATGCCGGTCGAACACGCAGTCACCTGGAACGGAGTTAAAATCGACCCGGCGATTGTCGATTTTGGCCAGTGGTTCGGAGATCACGGCTACGAGACCGCCCATTTCGGCAAGTGGCACACCTCGGGACGCGATCCGGCCAAGAGCTTCCAGTACTACACGGGGATGCACCCGGCGGGCCAGTACGGGGATCTGCCTGCTGGCGCAGTGGCGAGATCTTACCTGCTGAGCCGGACGAAGGACAAACCGTTTATCGCGCATGTTTCGCTGATGAACCCCCACGACATTTGTCAGGTGGCCTGCATGCGTACTGCGGACGGCCAGTTGCCGGTGGACATTGATGACTTGCCGCCGCTGCCCGATAACTTCTATGCCCGCCCGCCGGAACCCGAGGTCGTCACCATGAAAGTGCGCAACTCCCCGCGCCGTCTGCCCGTGAGCACATGGACGGAGACCGACTGGCGCTTTTACCGGTGGATGTACTACCGCTACTGTGAGATGGTGGAAGTCGCCATCGGCCAGGTCCTCGACGCCCTCGAAGCCTCGGGCCAGAGCGAGAACACCGTGATCCTATACACCTCGGACCACGGGGAAGGTCTTGGCCATCACGGCCTGAGCGCGAAAGCTTTTCTTTACGACGAGGCTGCCCGCGTCCCGATGGTAATCGCTGCGCCGGATCGCCTGCCGCAAGGCGTGATAGATGACCGGACCTACACTTCCGGCATCGATCTTTTCCCGACCTTCTGCACGCTGGCCGGTATCCCGACTCCTCCTAATCTGTGCGGCTACGACATTATCGGCCAACATGTGTCCGGTAAGCGCGCGCGCGACATCCTTGTGACGGGAGCTTCCTTTGAGGGCGCGATGGGGCGCGATGAGCGCTATAAGTTGATTCGCTACACGGATCGCTATGTGCCCAGCCCAACGCAACAGTTATTCGACATGCGCAGCGACCCGGGCGAAACGATCAACCTGGCCGAAGACCCCAATTATGCCGCTGTTATGGCCCGCCTGAGCGAAGGCATCGATGACTTTCAGGCGCGGCTGACTCCTTACCGAAAGTCATAA
- a CDS encoding sulfatase/phosphatase domain-containing protein, producing MRTETDKLVTYPGHPEWTEAFDLQEDPKEKSNVIGSPEFASRREQLIERLQDELTDTGLAIPDIPR from the coding sequence CTGCGCACGGAGACGGATAAACTGGTGACTTATCCCGGCCATCCTGAGTGGACGGAGGCTTTTGATCTGCAGGAGGACCCGAAAGAAAAAAGCAACGTGATCGGCTCTCCGGAATTCGCTTCGCGACGGGAGCAACTCATCGAGCGACTTCAGGATGAATTGACGGATACAGGGTTGGCGATACCCGATATTCCCCGGTAA
- a CDS encoding LacI family DNA-binding transcriptional regulator yields MTQTNQQEIADKLGLSRATVSRCFTNHPGINPETRARVFELASKLGYNHMVMRGGKAGAKRSRLTFGVLVCTSEEEYHRLDYESPGRLLIKGISEYCQLSGVGMSVHFIDPAVQTVEDEAYAELFNTAGRHWSGLLLLYPFPSRVVVELALKYPCVSLVEQADARNLDCVDVNHYQGVGMVIDRLHGLGHRRVGFYSKAYAVEAGWALRRFGAYMERMTQIGLRMRSGDMINTHPSRMVGLEESFDLAAQRVREGVTAFVCAADHQAYDLIRALLKRGLRVPEDVSVTGFDGIHVPAGMPRLSTVCIPYRNIGYVASNRLSDLLGKRYGPAQHILLDGQMREGETVCAPKK; encoded by the coding sequence ATGACCCAGACCAACCAGCAGGAAATCGCCGACAAACTCGGCCTTTCGCGCGCGACCGTATCGCGCTGTTTCACTAACCACCCGGGCATCAATCCTGAGACCCGGGCGCGTGTGTTCGAGCTGGCTTCAAAGCTTGGCTATAATCACATGGTCATGCGTGGAGGCAAGGCGGGGGCTAAACGCTCCCGGCTGACATTCGGAGTGTTGGTTTGCACGAGCGAGGAGGAGTATCATCGGCTCGACTACGAGAGTCCCGGTCGCCTGCTGATCAAGGGCATATCCGAGTATTGCCAGTTGAGTGGGGTCGGCATGTCGGTGCACTTCATCGATCCAGCGGTGCAGACGGTGGAGGATGAGGCTTATGCGGAACTCTTCAATACCGCTGGCCGCCACTGGTCGGGGCTGCTGCTGCTCTATCCCTTTCCTTCCCGCGTGGTGGTGGAACTGGCCTTGAAATACCCTTGTGTCTCGCTGGTGGAGCAGGCGGACGCCCGTAATCTCGACTGTGTGGATGTTAACCATTACCAGGGTGTCGGTATGGTGATCGACCGGCTTCATGGGTTGGGGCATCGCAGGGTCGGCTTTTATTCCAAGGCGTACGCGGTGGAGGCTGGGTGGGCGTTGAGGCGTTTCGGAGCCTACATGGAACGAATGACGCAAATCGGGTTACGCATGCGCTCCGGGGACATGATCAACACGCATCCGTCGCGCATGGTCGGGCTGGAGGAGAGTTTTGACCTCGCTGCCCAGCGAGTGCGCGAAGGCGTGACAGCCTTTGTCTGTGCGGCTGATCACCAGGCCTACGACTTGATCCGGGCATTGCTCAAGCGCGGCCTGCGGGTGCCTGAAGATGTCTCCGTTACCGGGTTTGATGGTATTCACGTTCCCGCCGGGATGCCCCGCTTGAGTACGGTTTGCATTCCGTATCGAAATATCGGATACGTAGCTTCCAACCGGCTGAGTGATTTGCTCGGTAAGCGTTACGGCCCGGCGCAACACATCCTGCTTGACGGCCAGATGCGTGAAGGCGAGACGGTGTGTGCTCCGAAGAAATAG
- a CDS encoding helix-turn-helix transcriptional regulator, with the protein MSSSQLEYRDYANLHLDLAWIYSGIVPEAFRDAHCQPDFMGAWLVIDGEIKLQQQGKTIVAYPGEWLILKLAYGTQHFAKNTRIRSIRFQAEWPDGQPFFNKGLSIKTPASACPELETLSTELLEYIQNSGLKANYELRTQTVSFDCFMEIRSLFNKWFIKLHNHLNSLGVHASRGDIQDNTALNILHQLNHMPLVNQPTIKDMAEQAGVSISQFNRKFREEIGVTPKRYFLNRKLNACRRLLAFSEVPIKEVAYDLGFKRLSDFSAWFRANEGISPRDYRTMATEH; encoded by the coding sequence ATGTCCTCCTCCCAGCTTGAATACCGCGACTATGCCAACCTGCACCTGGACTTGGCGTGGATCTACAGCGGTATTGTCCCCGAAGCCTTCAGGGATGCGCATTGCCAGCCCGACTTCATGGGGGCATGGCTCGTTATCGACGGCGAAATCAAGCTGCAGCAACAGGGAAAAACTATCGTGGCCTACCCCGGCGAATGGCTAATCCTCAAGCTCGCCTATGGCACGCAGCATTTCGCCAAAAACACGCGTATCCGCTCGATCCGCTTTCAGGCCGAGTGGCCGGACGGCCAGCCCTTTTTCAACAAGGGGCTCAGCATAAAAACGCCCGCCTCCGCCTGCCCCGAGCTGGAGACTCTCTCCACCGAACTGTTGGAGTACATCCAAAACTCCGGCCTCAAAGCTAACTACGAACTGCGCACGCAGACGGTGTCTTTCGACTGCTTCATGGAAATACGTTCGCTGTTCAACAAGTGGTTTATCAAGCTACACAACCACCTCAACAGTTTGGGTGTCCATGCCTCACGCGGTGATATTCAGGACAATACCGCCCTCAACATCCTCCATCAGCTCAACCACATGCCGCTCGTCAACCAGCCGACGATCAAGGACATGGCCGAGCAGGCGGGCGTGTCGATCAGCCAGTTCAACCGTAAATTCCGCGAAGAGATCGGGGTCACGCCGAAGCGCTACTTTCTCAACCGCAAGCTCAACGCCTGCCGTCGCCTGCTGGCTTTTTCGGAAGTCCCGATCAAAGAAGTCGCCTACGATCTCGGCTTCAAGCGCCTGTCGGACTTCTCCGCCTGGTTCCGGGCCAACGAAGGCATTTCTCCGCGCGACTACCGCACGATGGCCACCGAGCACTGA
- a CDS encoding FAD-dependent oxidoreductase has product MSNHHDVVIVGGSFGAVAAAQTLSSTGHTVVLVDEFDWIGGQATSQGLCVLDDMHDPISEKAGVNRSYYQFRERVRAHYRKHRELSAFGKAQIHLNPGNALCSHLAAESHIAHRVILEWLKPAVDEGRLTIKTGWKIHEMEKIGKRVTAAIFKNLSNGELMRIEGSFFLDGTEMGDTLPLLLLPYMKGSESRSEFGEPHAPEEARPNSIQSITFCATVEWAPGENNALPKPENYEAVRERQGGFFLFSPGRSQSRPAYMWKTSRTPNGELCVPSWFYRSVIDPKNFADDARPRAVINVPSNDYHEEPLLESESPERVLADARHLTQCYLYWLQNEAPRDEGGFGYPEIRPVPEATGTPDGIAMAPYIRESRRLRARTIVREQDVHRDCFETARGSIFNDSIGLGGYWLDVHKCSGGGRGLWEPTAAYQIPYTAMVTDELVNFSVAGKCLGVTQIANGAYRLHPEEWAIGQAAGVMAAYCLTHQEHEWPLAGWDLHRYQQELVRAGIPLYWYEDITFEHPAFEAFQMLAVRGVWTGAATHLRADSEHSLCQIRPEFHRVVDQLKENGTDVMDIRTTLDIAHNIRKYDTMSVLYQRLEELARNNAPSYPDLQARQTVASAH; this is encoded by the coding sequence ATGAGCAATCACCATGATGTTGTAATCGTCGGCGGCAGCTTCGGCGCGGTCGCTGCCGCTCAAACCCTCTCCAGCACCGGCCATACAGTCGTCCTCGTGGATGAATTTGACTGGATCGGCGGGCAAGCCACCAGCCAGGGCCTTTGCGTGCTGGATGACATGCATGACCCCATCTCCGAAAAAGCCGGCGTCAACCGCAGCTACTATCAGTTCCGCGAGCGCGTGCGTGCACACTACCGCAAGCACCGCGAGCTGTCCGCTTTCGGCAAGGCGCAAATCCACCTCAACCCCGGCAATGCCCTGTGCTCGCATCTGGCTGCGGAGTCGCATATCGCACATCGCGTCATCCTCGAATGGCTCAAGCCCGCCGTGGACGAAGGGCGGCTGACGATAAAAACCGGCTGGAAGATCCACGAGATGGAAAAAATCGGCAAGCGCGTCACAGCCGCTATTTTCAAGAACCTTTCCAACGGTGAATTGATGCGTATCGAGGGCTCGTTCTTCCTCGACGGCACGGAGATGGGCGACACGCTTCCGCTGCTGCTACTGCCCTACATGAAGGGCAGCGAATCACGGTCTGAATTCGGCGAACCGCACGCGCCCGAAGAAGCCCGTCCGAATTCCATCCAGTCGATCACCTTCTGTGCCACCGTGGAGTGGGCCCCCGGCGAAAACAATGCCCTGCCCAAACCCGAGAACTATGAGGCTGTACGCGAACGTCAGGGCGGTTTCTTCCTCTTTTCTCCCGGACGGAGTCAGAGCCGCCCCGCCTACATGTGGAAAACCTCCCGTACCCCGAATGGCGAGCTGTGTGTCCCGAGCTGGTTTTACCGCTCGGTCATTGACCCGAAAAATTTCGCCGATGATGCCCGCCCGCGAGCCGTTATCAACGTCCCAAGCAACGACTATCACGAAGAGCCCCTGCTCGAAAGCGAATCCCCCGAGCGCGTTCTGGCCGACGCCCGGCACCTCACACAATGCTACCTGTACTGGCTGCAAAACGAAGCGCCTCGCGACGAGGGCGGTTTTGGCTACCCGGAAATCCGCCCCGTCCCCGAGGCCACCGGCACGCCCGACGGCATTGCCATGGCCCCGTACATCCGTGAGTCGCGTCGCCTGCGTGCCCGCACCATTGTACGCGAACAGGATGTCCACCGCGACTGCTTCGAAACCGCGCGGGGGAGTATTTTCAACGACTCCATCGGACTCGGCGGATACTGGCTGGATGTCCACAAATGCAGCGGTGGAGGCCGGGGCCTGTGGGAGCCAACTGCGGCTTACCAGATACCGTACACGGCGATGGTCACCGACGAACTCGTGAATTTTTCCGTGGCCGGAAAATGCCTCGGTGTGACGCAGATCGCCAACGGCGCCTACCGACTCCACCCCGAGGAGTGGGCCATCGGCCAGGCCGCCGGGGTAATGGCCGCTTACTGCCTCACCCACCAGGAACACGAATGGCCACTCGCCGGCTGGGACCTGCACCGCTACCAGCAGGAGCTCGTGCGCGCCGGTATCCCGCTTTACTGGTACGAGGACATTACATTCGAGCACCCGGCGTTTGAAGCTTTCCAGATGCTCGCCGTGCGCGGGGTCTGGACCGGTGCTGCCACACACTTACGTGCTGACAGCGAACACAGCCTCTGCCAGATCCGGCCTGAATTCCACCGCGTTGTGGATCAGTTGAAAGAGAACGGAACCGATGTCATGGACATTCGCACGACTCTCGACATCGCCCACAATATCCGCAAATACGATACGATGTCCGTCCTTTACCAGCGCCTTGAAGAGCTGGCTCGCAACAACGCGCCCTCCTACCCTGACCTACAAGCCCGGCAGACGGTCGCGTCCGCGCACTGA
- a CDS encoding FAD-dependent oxidoreductase, translated as MPRYLILKLFLFSLLCTQAVRADSLSADYDLVVYGGTAAGVMAAVQAARSGDSVILLEPGEFLGGMTTGGLGATDTGRGSTVGGLAMEFYRRVYDHYLNEGNWTHETREDYLPRHHLNVNDSLKAHWFFEPKVASDVMAEMIEENAFPVVYHARLDRENGVTKDGNRITGIRTEDGKSYRAKYFIDATYEGDLMAEAGVSYIVGRESNDDFKETLNGVQTLPAYRAAHVSPYKVAGDPSSGLLPRILPERPGPEGSADGRTQAYNFRLCLTDVPENRIAIEKPEGYDPMEYEVVLRHIQGSPDIMPGNGKKSGLFTLTPMPNRKTDSNNKNLFSTDYVGMSWDWAEASYGEREQIWNQHKTYTQGLLWFLGNDPRVPAHIREEVLRWGLPRDEFVDNGHWPHQLYVREARRMRGAAVVTEHNATGEDVAADSIALASYPLDSHLVSLYVGPDGTLMLEGAFFLPVTPFPVGYETITPRREECENLLVPVCLSSTHSAFGSIRMEPVFMMLGQAAAAAIGIAEQNGAAVQDVPYADLRAQLLDLGMVLDPASKPAASPKAASQAESGSTAVAVDKLAKAGYISNANYWTALARPGKQMSGTNVGVLTLKVVSKNIEPVENVTQAFEVLEREGLITSSDYWAKRAIPGGSCDGGHVAALLERLSSLLPGQS; from the coding sequence ATGCCCCGATATTTGATTCTGAAGCTTTTCCTGTTCTCACTGTTGTGTACGCAAGCAGTTCGGGCCGACAGCCTTTCGGCGGACTACGATCTTGTCGTCTACGGAGGGACGGCGGCTGGTGTCATGGCGGCGGTTCAGGCGGCGCGTTCCGGTGACTCGGTCATTCTGCTGGAGCCAGGCGAATTTCTCGGCGGGATGACCACGGGCGGGCTGGGCGCGACGGACACTGGCCGCGGGAGTACTGTAGGCGGCCTGGCGATGGAGTTTTACCGTCGCGTCTATGATCATTACCTCAACGAAGGCAACTGGACGCACGAGACCCGCGAGGACTATCTTCCGCGCCACCACCTCAATGTGAACGATTCGCTGAAGGCGCATTGGTTTTTCGAGCCGAAAGTAGCCAGCGACGTGATGGCGGAGATGATCGAGGAGAATGCCTTCCCTGTTGTCTATCACGCGCGTCTCGACCGTGAAAACGGCGTGACCAAAGACGGGAACCGCATCACCGGGATCCGTACCGAGGACGGGAAAAGCTACCGGGCAAAATACTTTATCGACGCCACTTACGAGGGCGATCTGATGGCTGAGGCAGGTGTTTCCTACATCGTTGGTCGCGAGTCCAACGACGATTTCAAGGAGACGCTAAACGGCGTGCAGACCTTGCCCGCCTACCGGGCCGCGCACGTTTCGCCGTACAAGGTGGCGGGTGATCCCTCCAGCGGGCTGCTGCCGCGCATCCTGCCGGAGCGTCCGGGGCCGGAAGGCTCGGCTGACGGGCGCACGCAGGCCTATAACTTTCGGCTTTGCCTGACCGACGTTCCCGAAAACCGCATCGCTATCGAAAAGCCCGAGGGCTACGACCCGATGGAATACGAGGTGGTGCTGCGCCACATCCAGGGCAGTCCCGACATCATGCCCGGCAACGGTAAGAAGAGCGGTTTGTTCACGCTTACCCCGATGCCCAATCGCAAGACAGACTCGAACAACAAGAACCTTTTCTCCACCGACTATGTGGGCATGAGTTGGGACTGGGCCGAGGCCTCCTACGGGGAGCGCGAGCAAATCTGGAACCAGCACAAGACTTACACTCAGGGCTTGCTCTGGTTTCTGGGCAACGACCCTCGCGTGCCCGCTCACATCCGCGAGGAGGTGCTTCGCTGGGGCCTGCCCAGGGACGAGTTCGTGGACAACGGGCACTGGCCGCACCAGCTCTACGTCCGTGAGGCTCGTCGCATGCGCGGCGCGGCTGTCGTGACCGAGCACAACGCAACGGGCGAGGATGTGGCGGCGGATTCAATCGCGCTGGCCTCGTATCCGCTCGATTCGCATTTGGTCAGCCTCTACGTCGGGCCGGACGGGACGCTTATGCTGGAGGGCGCGTTTTTCCTGCCGGTGACGCCGTTCCCCGTCGGCTACGAGACGATCACGCCGCGCCGTGAGGAGTGCGAAAACTTGCTCGTGCCGGTTTGCCTGTCTTCGACGCACTCGGCCTTCGGGTCGATCCGCATGGAGCCGGTTTTCATGATGCTCGGGCAGGCCGCGGCCGCCGCCATCGGGATTGCCGAGCAGAACGGGGCCGCTGTGCAGGATGTGCCTTACGCTGATTTGCGCGCCCAGTTGCTGGACCTGGGAATGGTGCTCGATCCCGCGTCGAAACCGGCGGCTTCTCCCAAGGCCGCCTCGCAGGCCGAGTCGGGCTCAACGGCGGTAGCGGTCGATAAACTCGCGAAGGCCGGCTACATCAGCAACGCGAACTACTGGACGGCGCTTGCCCGCCCCGGGAAGCAAATGTCGGGCACGAATGTTGGCGTGCTCACGCTGAAGGTTGTTTCCAAGAATATCGAGCCGGTGGAAAATGTCACCCAGGCCTTCGAGGTACTTGAGCGCGAGGGCCTCATCACCAGCAGCGACTATTGGGCAAAAAGAGCAATCCCCGGCGGTAGTTGTGATGGGGGCCATGTGGCGGCTTTGCTTGAGCGCCTGTCGTCTCTGCTGCCCGGCCAGTCATGA
- a CDS encoding type II secretion system protein — translation MISNVTSRSRLSDGSYAFTIIELLAVIAVIGILGAILMAAVQKVSTSAQSAQCGSNLRVLHGAFMMATVDNEGKFPYEEASDDDQLPQWWHRRIGAYVEIPKSMDWKTGAQASGIYLCPTDEKPYASVMSYGINKRFMDLSMGTLSGGGNPILLADADSFEIHSTASRIQHVMFRHAGGYTQVILLDGSVHRYTEDELKPLGEADGLWRP, via the coding sequence ATGATATCTAACGTCACCAGCCGGTCGCGGCTATCGGACGGATCGTATGCTTTTACCATCATCGAGTTGCTGGCCGTCATCGCCGTGATCGGTATCTTGGGCGCGATCCTGATGGCGGCGGTTCAGAAGGTATCGACATCCGCCCAGTCAGCCCAATGTGGCTCCAACCTGCGGGTGTTGCACGGAGCGTTTATGATGGCCACGGTCGATAATGAGGGGAAATTCCCTTACGAAGAGGCCAGTGATGATGATCAACTCCCACAGTGGTGGCACCGCCGGATTGGCGCTTACGTCGAAATTCCCAAAAGTATGGACTGGAAGACAGGCGCGCAGGCCAGCGGTATTTATCTCTGCCCGACTGACGAGAAACCCTACGCCAGCGTGATGAGCTACGGGATCAACAAGAGGTTTATGGACCTGAGTATGGGCACGCTGTCCGGTGGCGGCAACCCGATCCTGCTGGCCGATGCTGATTCATTCGAGATACATTCCACCGCCTCAAGAATCCAGCACGTTATGTTTCGGCATGCGGGCGGATATACACAGGTAATTTTGCTGGACGGCAGTGTCCACCGCTATACCGAAGACGAACTCAAGCCGCTGGGTGAGGCGGACGGTCTGTGGCGGCCTTGA
- a CDS encoding glycoside hydrolase family 2 TIM barrel-domain containing protein: MMTWFYKTVPLASLNLLCLGACGNNSTESTTANAAPEEPEQVWVEIVQDTDGNYSLTRNGEPYQIKGAGGPSRYEKLAEEGGNTTRTWGINQLYPRDDNGKNLLDRAHEAGIAVVAGIWVQQLRSGFDYTDQASLEKQRELIRQGVRDFRDHPAILMWGLGNEIAITTPGDNDAMWKELNVLAEIVKEEDPFRPVMTVIAGAHEGRIKGLLANTPAIDVLGVNAYGGGSNVPERLQRFGWTKPYVLSEYGPRGHWEVRKTQWGAPIEPSPIDKARLYLDTYQALEENGGGNYLGSFAFLWGDRQEVTPTWFSMFLSTGEKTPAVDYMSYAWTGEWPEELAPWVEDWTVPFAEKKVKAGEVFTVEAKVHADHADTLECEWWVLPEKKGPSVGGDPEKWLTPIEGVIMASDGPTATVRMPEKPGAYRLYLKLSNGKGGASVQNTPFYVEE, translated from the coding sequence ATGATGACCTGGTTTTACAAAACAGTGCCCTTGGCTTCCCTGAACCTTTTGTGCCTGGGTGCCTGTGGCAACAACAGCACCGAAAGCACTACTGCGAATGCCGCTCCAGAAGAACCCGAACAGGTCTGGGTCGAGATCGTGCAGGACACGGACGGTAACTACAGCCTGACGCGCAACGGAGAACCCTACCAGATAAAGGGGGCGGGAGGCCCGAGCCGTTATGAAAAACTCGCGGAAGAGGGAGGAAACACCACCCGCACCTGGGGCATCAACCAACTCTACCCGCGCGACGATAACGGTAAGAACCTGCTCGACCGCGCCCACGAGGCGGGTATTGCCGTGGTGGCCGGAATCTGGGTGCAGCAACTGCGCAGCGGCTTCGATTACACCGACCAGGCCTCGCTCGAAAAGCAGCGCGAGTTGATCCGTCAGGGCGTCCGTGATTTTCGCGACCATCCGGCCATCCTCATGTGGGGGCTGGGCAATGAAATCGCGATCACAACGCCGGGTGACAATGACGCGATGTGGAAAGAGCTCAATGTGCTGGCCGAGATCGTGAAGGAAGAGGACCCGTTCCGTCCGGTCATGACGGTGATCGCCGGCGCGCACGAGGGCCGGATCAAGGGGTTACTGGCGAATACGCCCGCCATTGATGTTCTCGGCGTGAACGCCTACGGCGGCGGATCGAATGTGCCCGAACGCCTGCAGCGCTTTGGCTGGACGAAGCCCTATGTACTTTCCGAGTACGGCCCGCGTGGCCATTGGGAAGTGCGGAAGACCCAGTGGGGCGCGCCGATTGAGCCTTCCCCGATCGACAAGGCCCGGCTCTACCTCGACACCTATCAGGCGTTGGAGGAAAACGGCGGCGGCAATTATCTGGGCAGTTTCGCCTTCCTGTGGGGCGACCGGCAGGAGGTCACGCCGACATGGTTCAGCATGTTCCTTTCGACGGGGGAGAAAACTCCCGCCGTCGATTACATGTCCTACGCCTGGACAGGGGAGTGGCCGGAGGAGCTGGCCCCCTGGGTGGAGGACTGGACGGTGCCCTTTGCTGAGAAAAAAGTGAAGGCGGGAGAAGTTTTCACTGTTGAGGCCAAGGTCCACGCCGACCATGCCGACACGCTGGAGTGCGAGTGGTGGGTGCTCCCCGAAAAGAAGGGGCCGTCGGTCGGCGGTGATCCCGAAAAGTGGCTGACACCGATCGAGGGCGTGATCATGGCCAGCGACGGCCCGACGGCGACCGTCCGCATGCCGGAAAAACCGGGAGCCTATCGGCTTTACCTCAAACTCAGTAACGGCAAGGGCGGTGCCAGCGTGCAGAATACCCCCTTCTACGTGGAGGAATAA